The Eschrichtius robustus isolate mEscRob2 chromosome 5, mEscRob2.pri, whole genome shotgun sequence DNA window CTGGAAATAAGAGGGGGATGGCATGGGATGAGGTGTGGGGGGAAATGCAAAGGAGAAACTGCAGGAGGGCAGAGTACAGCTGGCACTACACCCCCCTGACGCCCAGACATGCAGGCATGTCTAATGAGGTTAACTTGATTTGCCTATAAGACAGACTGATCATCAGAATTCTTAAACTCGGGTTTCAATCACAtgacaaaaatgaaaactttaaaacaagGAAGATTTGTGAAGTGGAAGGCAGGTAGTGGATCTTCCAATTATTATGCTTGcatttcaaactcctgttttaGACTGAAAGAGAAGAGGGAACATGTCAGGATATGGTTTTTGGCCTAAGAATTCTCTTCTGAAaactaattccaaaagacacgCACCCCATTGttgatagcagcactatttacaatagccaagacacagaagcaacttaagtgtccttcgacagaggaatggataaagaagatgtggtacatatatacaatggaatattactcagccattaaaaagaatgaaataatgccatttgtaccaacagggatggacctggagattaccatactaagtgaaataagatagagcaagacaaataccatatgatatcacttatatgtggaatctaaaatatgatacaaatgaaaacttatttacaaaacaaaaacagactgacagacatagaaaacaaacttatggttaccaaaggggaagggagttGAGGGGATGATAAATCAGaagtctgggattaacagatacaaactactatatataaaatagataaccaacaaggtcctactgtatagcacagggaactaaactcagtatcttgtaataaaccataatggaaaagaatatgaaaaatatatatatatatatgtataactgaatcactttgctgtatacttgaaacacattgtaaatcaactatacttcaatttttaaaaagttaaaaaataataatctgctGAGCCTAATTCACTCTTTTAAACGTTTCTATCGAGTTATAACAcatcttaagtgtacagcttgaATTTTACACACACACGCCCACGAGGGTCACCACCACCCAGATGAAGATATAAAATGTTTCCAACGCTCCCCGACTCCCCATGTGCCCCTTTCTAGTTAATACCTGCACCCTCCTGCCCTCCATAAgaccactattctgacttctacCATCTTTTTATTAAGATACAAAAATGAATGTCAGATTTGGGTGTGGAAGAGGGAAAAACCAGCCCTACCTTTTCAAGTAAGCATGCACATTCCCGAAGCCGTGGTACTTGGCTAAGTACACGAGCACCCCAGTTGCACACCGCCCGGCTCTCTGCCGACAGAAGCTGCAGTTGCAGATCCCGCGACACGGTGGGCAGTGCCAGTTCTGAATAAGCATGAAAAGGCACCATTAAGTTAAACCTCACACCGCTGCTTACTTATCTACTCCTGTTTAACCTTTGAGGTGGGCATGATCAATTGCAttcagatctttttctttttaattattaaaaaactcGTAACGTGGTTAACATCCGTTAGTCATGCATCACGTTCCCTTAGGAAATCCCATGGAAAAAGTTCCACAGCCACTAGCAGGGCTAAGTGGAGAATGGACTTCCCCAAATGGCCGGGTTGGGAGCTCTCCAGAAGGGCTCACAGCTATCTAGCACCAACACTCTGAATTCATCTGCCTTCCCCGAAATGAATGTCCCACGACACTAAGGGCTCAATCTCTTTCTggccctatcagctcacagcggACTCTCGAGCCCACAGGACCACCCCTTCAAGGCACCTACTGGGTCTAGCAGAGCATCCCTGACTTCTTCACCATAACGGTTTCGAAGGCAGGGCCCGCAGAACTGGCCTCGAACGCCCCAGCACTCTGGGTTTCTGCAGTTTGTCTTGGTATCCATAGTTTTCTGGCGGCACTGATGACAAGTCGATCCCTGCAAACAATAAGCAAATaagaaccaaaaacaaaaacactgcttTTTGTAGACAAAATACTTAGAAGAATGTCcttctttgggaattccctggcggtccagtggttaggactccacgctttcactgcggagggcaagccgcacagccaaaaaaaggatgaatttgactacaaaaaatttaaaggaaaaaaaaaagaatgtccctCTTTGTGGGTAGAGTCTGATATTTTCTCTTTGAATCCTAGTTCACatctatatacacatgtatacaaaaGGACATGAAAAGTATCTCAAGCATGGTGATTTCATTCATCTGGCAGACTCAATACCTTATGTTATCAAAACTACATCAAGAAAAGATCTGTTTATCTTTAGCACACCACCATATCCCCAGCACCTATCTATGTAGGCACACGTTAATAAACACTTAGGTTGAATGAATCAATTTCTAAATTAAGAGAAAAGATTTAATGTTACTGAAGACTTACTAAGCAACTACTACTACTGCAAACTTACTAAGAAAGCTAAATCCCAAGGATGCTACAaaactctcttttctcacatggaaaaaacacacaggcacacatccCATACGCTAAGATTGTTAGAACATTAGCAAAATGTCTCTCTCACAGACGTGTACATTTCCAGACATCATTTAGAGGCTCTGACCAATGAACGGTTATAGATCTTCTCTCGAGAGTTGTTGCAGATGTTGTCCAATTCTTCCTCCGTGATTTCGTCCACTGGGCGAATTATATGGGGAAGGGTCATGGATCCAGGGCGACGACTTCGGGGCATGTCATCTTCCTGCATAATGAGAAACATGGAACAGAGTGGCCTTCCTGGCTCTCGCCAGCTCTGAATCTCAAGATACTCGCTTTGTCATTTCTTCAGAGAATTCAACCTGGAAATCATTCTTAGAGCTTACGGAGAAGGGGCGAATCCTAAGTTTACTAAGGATCATGGGACAACATCATGGAAATGACTCCTACAATTAAGAAAAGCCCAAGATAATTTTGATTCTCTTGCCTGCTACCAAGAACCATCAAAATAAGCTGATGTGACCTTAACCGTTCTGGAGTGTTTTGAGACGAACATTTAATACGGATCATTGGTGTTGAGGGTGTGTGTGCTCCCGTGCTGTGTCCATGATCCTGGGCCCACAAAACATGACAAACAGAAGAGAAAGCATAAAAGCGGAGAACTCACGTTCATGTAGCCAGCCATGGGCTTCCTCTTTCTCACCAACATGTACTTatccgccgcctcctcctcctcctcctcctcctcctcctcatcctcctccaTGGGCAGGGCACTGTGAGACCCAAGGACCTGAGACCTTGACCTGGTGAGAGGACGAGCTCTCCGCTCAGGGTTTCTCCTGCAGGCGACACCTGGGAATGTGCGCCTTCGGGGTGTCTTTGGACGCTGAACAAAACACAGAGGATTGGAGCCGTTTATTCCAGAATGAGAAGGGGCACCGTCTCCTGAACCAGGTTTTCCTTTAAGTAAAAGGAGTACTCCACTTTCTAATTTCCTTCATCCTCTCTGTAATGCATGGAAAATGAGCCCAG harbors:
- the CDCA7 gene encoding cell division cycle-associated protein 7 isoform X4; its protein translation is MDSRRVPQKDRRAKKNFKKFRYVKLISMETSSSSDDSCDSFASDNFANTRLQADHAGCRTRSQCRSSGPLRVAMKFPTRNTRGAAKERAAPPEPSENSVTDCNSDSEDESGMNFLEKRALNIKQNKAMLAKLMSELESFPGSFPGRRSLPGSSSRPKTPRRRTFPGVACRRNPERRARPLTRSRSQVLGSHSALPMEEDEEEEEEEEEEAADKYMLVRKRKPMAGYMNEDDMPRSRRPGSMTLPHIIRPVDEITEEELDNICNNSREKIYNRSLGSTCHQCRQKTMDTKTNCRNPECWGVRGQFCGPCLRNRYGEEVRDALLDPNWHCPPCRGICNCSFCRQRAGRCATGVLVYLAKYHGFGNVHAYLKSLKQEFEMQA
- the CDCA7 gene encoding cell division cycle-associated protein 7 isoform X3 — its product is MDSRRVPVRLDGRRRGIGAQKDRRAKKNFKKFRYVKLISMETSSSSDDSCDSFASDNFANTRLQADHAGCRTRSQCRSSGPLRVAMKFPTRNTRGAAKERAAPPEPSENSVTDCNSDSEDESGMNFLEKRALNIKQNKAMLAKLMSELESFPGSFPGRRSLPGSSSRPKTPRRRTFPGVACRRNPERRARPLTRSRSQVLGSHSALPMEEDEEEEEEEEEEAADKYMLVRKRKPMAGYMNEDDMPRSRRPGSMTLPHIIRPVDEITEEELDNICNNSREKIYNRSLGSTCHQCRQKTMDTKTNCRNPECWGVRGQFCGPCLRNRYGEEVRDALLDPNWHCPPCRGICNCSFCRQRAGRCATGVLVYLAKYHGFGNVHAYLKSLKQEFEMQA